From Aricia agestis chromosome 11, ilAriAges1.1, whole genome shotgun sequence, a single genomic window includes:
- the LOC121732078 gene encoding troponin C, isoallergen Bla g 6.0101-like: MDELDKDQINILKKAFEAFDQEKKGCIGTVMVGTILAMLGHQVSDDTLQEIINEVDVDGSGELEFEEFVTLASRFMVEEDAEAMQQELKEAFRLYDREGNGYITTDVLREILRELDDKISAEELDMMIEEIDSDGSGTVDFDEFMEVMTGGDD, from the exons ATG GACGAACTAGACAAAGATCAAATCAaca TCCTGAAAAAAGCCTTCGAGGCTTTCGACCAGGAGAAGAAGGGATGCATCGGCACGGTGATGGTGGGCACCATCCTGGCGATGCTGGGACACCAGGTCTCCGACGACACGCTGCAGGAGATCATCAATGAAGTCGACGTTGATG GATCTGGAGAGTTGGAGTTTGAGGAGTTCGTGACGCTGGCCTCCAGGTTCATGGTTGAGGAGGACGCTGAGGCGATGCAGCAGGAACTCAAAGAAGCATTCCGGTTATATGATAGAGAAG GCAATGGGTATATAACGACGGACGTGCTTCGGGAGATCCTCAGAGAGCTGGACGACAAGATCAGCGCCGAGGAGCTCGACATGATGATCGAGGAAATTGACTCTGACGGCTCGGGAACTGTGGACTTTGATG aaTTTATGGAAGTAATGACGGGCGGTGatgattaa